The nucleotide sequence TATCGGCATCCAGCTCCAGCCGTTTTCCCAGGACGGGATCAGGAACGGTTACCCGTAAGACCGTCTTGCCCCCCGTTTGAACCGCTTCCACCAATGGCTTGTCTTCCGGCTCATAGCGGATGAATTTCACCTCTTTCTCTGCCGCAGCCCGATAAAAATCCTCTTTCAGTCCGTAGGTTCGCATATCCCGGAAAAGAATATGGATAGACATCCCCGGGTTTATCTCCTTCAGCTTCAGGGCATTCTTAATGGCATGGCTGCAGCACACCCGGCTGCAATAGTTCCGATCTTCATTCCGGCAGCCGACACACTGGATCATCACCAGGCTTTCGGCCTTGACAACCTGCTCTTCACCCCTGGCAATCGCCTCTCCCAGTTCAAGGTGGGTCAACACCTGATCGTTTTGCCCGTAAAGATATTCGTCAGGCTGATAAACATCAGCACCGATGGCCAGCACTGACGCACCGTGTTGTATCACCTTGATCCGGCCTTCAGTCTCAAGCGTCGTGGTAAAATTCCCCACATAACCAGCAACCTTTTTAATGGTGGCCTCGTGGGATACATGGATCAGGGGGTTCTGATACACTTTGCGGATCAGATCAGCCACGTAGGCCTGGACATCCATTCCTTCCAGGGTGGTAGGTATCCGGCGTGCCATGCCGCCAAGATCTTTCTCCTTTTCCACCAACTGCACTTCATGCCCCTGGCTGGCGATGGAGAGCGCACAGGTCATGCCGGCGATACCGCCGCCGACCACCAGGGCGGTCTTGTCCACCGCCAGTTCAAACTCCTGCAGCGGCTCCAGATGGCGCGTCCGGGCCACCGACATCCGGATAATATCCTTGGCCTTCTGGGTGGCCTCCTCCTTCTGCTTAGAATGGACCCAAGAGCAATGCTCACGGATATTGGCCATATCACAGTAGTATTGATTGAGCCCTGCTTCCCGCAAAGTATCCCTGAACAACGGTTCCAGCGTCCGGGGTGAGCAGGCGGCGATCACCACCCGATTAAGCCCCTTTTCCCTGGCCAGATCAGTGATCTCCTTGGCAGAATTAGTGGCACAGGAGAAAAGCTGCTCCTGGGCGTACACCACATTGGGCAGGCTGGCAGCATATTCAACCGCCGAAGGAACATTGACGACACTGGAGATATTCGCGCCGCAATGACAGACAAAGACCCCTATCCGGGGCTCTTCCTGCGAGACATCCCTTTCCGGCGGATAGACCCTTTCAATGGCCAGCTTCCCGCGCCGATAATCCAGGAGCTGACCGCACTGGGCACCGGCGCCGCTGGCGGTAAACACCGACTCAGGAATATCCGTCGGCCCCTGGAAGGCGCCGCTGACAAAGACCCCCGGTCGGTTGGTGGCGATGGGATTAACCTGCCTTGCGTTGCTGAATCCGTGGCCATTGAGCTCAATGCCAAACTTGTCCGCCAGCACCTTGACATCAGCTGGCGGGTTCAGGCCGACGGAAAGCACCACCATGTCGAACTCCTCCTCTTTGACGCCATCGTCAAAGGTGGAGTAGCGGACAACAATATTTTTACTCTCGGGAATCTCCCTGACAATGGAGACATAACTTCTGATAAACCTGGTCCCCGGCAACTGTTCCGCCCGCTGGTAATAGCGCTCAAAATCCTTGCCATAGGAACGGATGTCATTATGGAAAATGGTACATTCTGCATCTGCATCATGATCTTTGGTCAAGATCACCTGTTTCTGGGTATAGGTACAGCAGACGCCTGAACAATAACTGTTCTCACCTGGCGTTACCCGCCGGGAACCGACACATTGAACCCAAGCGATTTTTTTCGGATGCTTCCGGTCGGAAGCCCGCAGCACCTCACCTTCGTAAGGCCCGGTGGAGGATAAAAGCCGCTCGTAATCCATGCTGGTGACGACATTCTGCATCCTCCCGTAGCCATAGTGTGCATTCACCCGGGGATCAAAAGGCTCAATGCCGGCGGACAGAATAATCGCCCCGACATGAATTTCTTCCCTCTTCACCGTTTGCCTGAAATCAATGGCGTCAGCCTGGCAGACGCCCCGGCAAATATCACATTTATTCTCCTTGAGGAAAAGGCAGCTTTCATCAATATAGGCAACCAGGGGAATTGCCTGGGAGAAATAGACGTGAACGGCTTTGTTCTGTGATATCTCCTGATTAAACTGATCAGGATATTCCACCGGGCAGTATTCCACACAAGTTCCGCAGCCGGT is from Candidatus Anaeroferrophillus wilburensis and encodes:
- a CDS encoding CoB--CoM heterodisulfide reductase iron-sulfur subunit A family protein; amino-acid sequence: MQQFSEPHGGNSFGDVMVVGGGVSGIQASLDLATAGFRVYLIEKGASIGGHMSQLDKTFPTNDCSMUILSPKLVEVGRHPNIEVLTFTEVERVEGESGDFRVTLKKKPRYIIEDKCTGCGTCVEYCPVEYPDQFNQEISQNKAVHVYFSQAIPLVAYIDESCLFLKENKCDICRGVCQADAIDFRQTVKREEIHVGAIILSAGIEPFDPRVNAHYGYGRMQNVVTSMDYERLLSSTGPYEGEVLRASDRKHPKKIAWVQCVGSRRVTPGENSYCSGVCCTYTQKQVILTKDHDADAECTIFHNDIRSYGKDFERYYQRAEQLPGTRFIRSYVSIVREIPESKNIVVRYSTFDDGVKEEEFDMVVLSVGLNPPADVKVLADKFGIELNGHGFSNARQVNPIATNRPGVFVSGAFQGPTDIPESVFTASGAGAQCGQLLDYRRGKLAIERVYPPERDVSQEEPRIGVFVCHCGANISSVVNVPSAVEYAASLPNVVYAQEQLFSCATNSAKEITDLAREKGLNRVVIAACSPRTLEPLFRDTLREAGLNQYYCDMANIREHCSWVHSKQKEEATQKAKDIIRMSVARTRHLEPLQEFELAVDKTALVVGGGIAGMTCALSIASQGHEVQLVEKEKDLGGMARRIPTTLEGMDVQAYVADLIRKVYQNPLIHVSHEATIKKVAGYVGNFTTTLETEGRIKVIQHGASVLAIGADVYQPDEYLYGQNDQVLTHLELGEAIARGEEQVVKAESLVMIQCVGCRNEDRNYCSRVCCSHAIKNALKLKEINPGMSIHILFRDMRTYGLKEDFYRAAAEKEVKFIRYEPEDKPLVEAVQTGGKTVLRVTVPDPVLGKRLELDADILSLAAAVIPAATTNEVAGLFKVTLSPDGFYKEAHVKLKPVEFAADGVYLCGAAHYPKHIEETINQAYGAAGRVLTLLANDTVTASGSVCEVKEDDCISCGACITACTYDAIDFVATPQGRKARVNPVLCKGDGLCNAKCPTNAIVLKHFTNEALLSQVDAAMTKEEIFRQIEAAV